In Pangasianodon hypophthalmus isolate fPanHyp1 chromosome 3, fPanHyp1.pri, whole genome shotgun sequence, a single genomic region encodes these proteins:
- the synj2bp gene encoding synaptojanin-2-binding protein, translating into MNGSALSSHSAVEIRLRRGPAGLGFNIVGGVDQQYVMNDSGIYVAKIKENGAAALDGRLQEGDKILAINGRKLENLCHSAAVELFRSAGEEVTLHIQQRPPHSANGPLGSRSDGDSSSSMSSLALLGVFLAAVAVTAFVLYRRPGGFRRHTPF; encoded by the exons ATGAACGGATCAGCGCTCAGCTCCCACTCCGCTGTGGAGATCCGGCTGAGGAGAGGCCCCGCGG gtctGGGCTTTAACATTGTGGGCGGAGTCGATCAGCAGTACGTGATGAATGACAGTGGGATCTACGTGGCCAAGATCAAAGAGAACGGAGCGGCAGCACTCGACGGCCGACTGCAGGAGGGAGACAAGATCCTcgcg aTAAACGGGCGTAAGCTGGAGAATCTGTGTCACAGTGCAGCAGTGGAGTTATTTCGTTCAGCAGGAGAGGAGGTCACACTGCACATCCAACAGAGG CCTCCTCACAGCGCTAACGGTCCTCTGGGGTCGCGTTCTGACGGAGACTCGTCCTCGTCCATGTCGTCTCTGGCGCTGCTCGGCGTGTTTCTGGCCGCGGTGGCCGTCACGGCCTTCGTCCTCTACAGACGTCCCGGAGGCTTCAGGAGACACACACCGTTTTAA